Part of the Cellulomonas hominis genome, TCGGCGGGCACCCCGCTGACCGACGAGGACCGCTGGCCGTGGCTGCGCGCGATGCGCGACTGGCTCACGGAGCAGTCCCGCGCGGGGCGGTCGACGATCGTCACGTGCTCCGCGCTGCGGGTCGCCTACCGCGACGTGCTGCGCGAGGCCGAGGGCCGGGTGCGGTTCGTGCACCTGTCCGGGACCATCGAGTCGATCGGCGACAGGATGTCCGGCCGCGCCGGGCACTTCATGCCGACCTCGCTGCTGCCGTCGCAGTTCCAGACCCTCGAGCCGCTGACCGACGCCGAGGACGGCGTGGTCGTCGAGGTCGAGGTGTCCCCGCACTCGGTCGCCGACGCCGCGCTGCGCGCGCTGGGCATCGACCCCGCCACCGCACGCGCCACGGAGGAGACCCGATGAGCCTGCTCGCCGACGGCGCCCTGCTCGCCGCAGCGGCGGAGGACGCCGCCCCCGCCGTCTCGGACACGCGCCTGGTCGTCGCGGCGGTGCTCGGCATCGCGGTGATCGTCCTGCTGATCGTCTGGCTGAAGCTGCACCCCTTCCTCGCGCTGATGCTCGGCGCGGGCGTGCTCGCGGTCGCCGCCGGGCTCCCCTACACCGACGCGTTCGTGTCGTTCACCGAGGGGCTCGGGACGACGGTCGCGGGCGTCGGCATCCTCATCGCGCTGGGCGCCATCATCGGGAAGCTGCTGATCGAGTCGGGAGGCGCCGACCAGATCGTCGACTCCGTGCTCGCCCGCACGCCGGTCCAGCGGCTGCCGTGGGCGATCGCGTTCGCGGCGTTCATCATCGGCATCCCGCTGTTCTTCGAGGTCGGCGTGGTGCTGCTGGTGCCGGTCGTCATGCTGGTCGCGCGCCGGTCCAAGGTCTCGATGATCACCGTCGGCATCCCGGCGCTCGCCGGCCTGTCGGCCCTGCACGGCCTGGTGCCGCCGCACCCCGGCCCGCTGATCGCCATCGACGCGCTCGGCGCCGACCTGGGCCTGACGCTCGGTCTCGGCCTGCTCGTCGCGATCCCGACCGTCGCCATCTCGGGCCCGCTGC contains:
- a CDS encoding gluconokinase, with protein sequence MPEVQHLVVMGVAGSGKTTTAQILADRLNWPYAEADEFHPQANIDKMSAGTPLTDEDRWPWLRAMRDWLTEQSRAGRSTIVTCSALRVAYRDVLREAEGRVRFVHLSGTIESIGDRMSGRAGHFMPTSLLPSQFQTLEPLTDAEDGVVVEVEVSPHSVADAALRALGIDPATARATEETR